Proteins found in one Nitrosopumilus maritimus SCM1 genomic segment:
- a CDS encoding adenine deaminase → MGDKKADLILKNCNLLSVYTREIIPKTQIAITGERIAYVGPDATHAQGPKTKVIDVKNKYVGPGFADPHLHIDQFVLPSEFAKQALLCGVTSLFSDPIDVVSVGGYKGFQEFLKLGEDLPVRIFQVVPGGLPVDAKFSNSNTLTLSQEKSAVKHPHVLGLGEVFSWTKVTLREPKTMKSLSAMLECDCIINGHTAGASDKKLNAYVSSGVLSCHEPINFDQVLERLRLGMWIMIREGSIRRDLKEIVPRVLSHGTYLNRLMFCSDGLDPQDITKFGHIDHCIRESIKLGLEPIDAVSMASKNNFDYYNMGKDLGGIAPGKLADILIFNDLKSFRPKTVFVGGKLAVSDGKIVFPIKKKTISPWIKNTVKLKKFSKNDFEIKSKKKDVIANTIFMQTEIITKIGSAELQSKNNLISASLDSDIWKVAAFDRTHGTSKHSIGFLENFGADIGAFASTWSFHENDLIVIGSNDSDMEVASNHLIKNQGGLVVVKSGKILASLPLQFAGIVSTDSFEKVSSNFEKINNSIVDSGCKFSRPHLIPLFLPFLALPSVRILSGGIVDVKKRSYISPIN, encoded by the coding sequence ATGGGTGATAAGAAAGCAGATCTAATTTTAAAAAATTGTAATTTACTTTCTGTCTATACTAGAGAAATTATTCCAAAAACTCAGATTGCAATAACTGGTGAGAGAATTGCATATGTTGGACCAGACGCAACACATGCCCAAGGTCCTAAAACAAAAGTCATTGATGTAAAAAACAAGTATGTCGGTCCCGGTTTTGCAGACCCTCATCTACATATTGATCAATTTGTTCTTCCATCTGAATTTGCAAAACAAGCACTTCTTTGTGGCGTAACTTCTCTTTTTTCTGATCCTATTGATGTTGTTAGTGTAGGTGGATACAAAGGATTTCAAGAATTTTTAAAATTGGGAGAAGACCTCCCCGTAAGAATTTTTCAGGTTGTACCTGGTGGATTACCTGTTGATGCAAAATTTAGCAATAGCAACACTCTCACTTTATCTCAAGAAAAATCTGCAGTAAAACATCCACATGTACTTGGATTGGGTGAAGTTTTTTCTTGGACAAAAGTTACTCTTCGTGAACCAAAAACAATGAAATCTCTTTCTGCAATGTTGGAATGTGATTGTATAATCAATGGACATACTGCTGGCGCAAGTGACAAAAAACTTAACGCCTATGTTTCATCAGGAGTTCTTTCTTGTCACGAACCAATTAATTTTGATCAAGTCTTAGAGAGATTGCGTCTTGGAATGTGGATAATGATTAGAGAAGGTTCTATTCGGCGTGATTTGAAAGAAATTGTTCCTAGAGTGTTGTCTCATGGAACATATCTAAACCGATTGATGTTTTGTTCAGATGGTCTTGATCCACAAGATATTACAAAATTTGGTCATATTGATCATTGTATTCGTGAATCCATCAAACTCGGTCTAGAACCGATTGATGCAGTAAGTATGGCATCAAAAAATAACTTTGATTATTATAACATGGGAAAAGATCTTGGTGGAATTGCACCCGGAAAACTAGCTGATATTCTAATTTTTAATGATTTGAAATCTTTTAGACCCAAAACCGTATTCGTAGGTGGAAAACTTGCAGTATCTGATGGAAAAATTGTTTTTCCTATAAAGAAAAAAACAATCTCTCCTTGGATTAAAAATACTGTAAAATTAAAAAAATTCTCAAAAAATGATTTTGAAATAAAATCTAAAAAGAAAGATGTTATTGCAAACACAATATTCATGCAGACTGAAATTATTACAAAGATAGGTTCAGCTGAACTTCAATCTAAGAACAATTTGATATCTGCATCTTTAGACTCTGATATCTGGAAGGTAGCCGCATTTGATAGAACCCATGGGACAAGCAAACACTCTATAGGATTTCTTGAAAATTTTGGTGCTGATATTGGTGCATTTGCATCTACTTGGAGTTTTCATGAAAATGATCTAATAGTTATTGGTTCAAATGATTCTGACATGGAAGTTGCTTCAAACCACTTGATAAAAAATCAAGGTGGGTTAGTAGTTGTAAAATCCGGTAAAATACTTGCTTCACTACCTTTACAATTTGCAGGGATCGTTTCAACAGATTCTTTTGAAAAGGTTTCATCAAACTTTGAAAAAATCAACAATTCTATTGTTGATTCTGGATGCAAGTTTTCTAGGCCTCACCTGATTCCTTTGTTCTTACCTTTCTTGGCTTTACCCTCTGTCAGAATTCTTTCAGGTGGTATAGTTGATGTGAAAAAACGAAGTTACATCTCACCGATCAACTAA
- a CDS encoding 50S ribosomal protein L44e, which translates to MNIPKVIRKYCAKCKTHTEQKVSIYKAGKRRGSARGERRHAERKHGYGGQKFPKLAKPAKVTKKVTPIMTCTVCKKKYNKLGVRIKKFELVAA; encoded by the coding sequence ATGAACATACCAAAGGTGATCCGAAAGTATTGTGCAAAATGTAAGACACATACTGAACAAAAGGTCTCCATTTACAAGGCTGGAAAGAGACGCGGTTCTGCAAGAGGTGAACGTAGACACGCTGAACGTAAACATGGGTATGGTGGACAAAAGTTCCCAAAATTAGCAAAACCAGCCAAAGTTACAAAGAAAGTTACTCCAATTATGACTTGTACTGTATGTAAAAAGAAATACAATAAACTAGGTGTTAGAATTAAGAAATTTGAGTTGGTGGCAGCATGA
- a CDS encoding 30S ribosomal protein S27e: protein MKKDHVEIPKPSSKFQKVNCNECGELQIVYSHASTQVACNSCGNAIAEATGSKAKINGKVSGSAE from the coding sequence ATGAAGAAAGATCACGTCGAAATTCCAAAACCATCAAGTAAGTTTCAAAAAGTCAATTGTAATGAATGTGGAGAACTACAAATTGTTTATTCACATGCATCAACACAAGTTGCTTGTAATTCATGCGGAAATGCAATTGCAGAAGCAACAGGTTCTAAAGCAAAAATTAATGGTAAAGTCTCAGGCAGTGCTGAGTAA
- a CDS encoding NTP transferase domain-containing protein: MIGIVMAGGKGTRMNLDDEKLLLQYKKPIILHVIDSLKNSSCFSKIIAVTSPNSPKTKKLLEENNIETFDTSGLGYVEDLNSVLRKFKDLVLVTSGDLPLLDTEIIQTIVKQSDSKKIWTSILVTDKLLSSIGTKSEYSIIHNNQKCNFTGISLIDSQKINSLENIEENYVILDDKRIALNLNTKQDYDLLSTA, from the coding sequence ATGATTGGCATTGTTATGGCAGGTGGTAAAGGAACACGCATGAATTTAGATGATGAAAAATTACTCTTACAATACAAAAAACCAATCATCCTTCATGTTATTGATTCATTAAAAAATTCAAGTTGTTTTTCAAAAATTATTGCAGTAACTAGCCCTAATTCACCTAAAACAAAAAAACTACTAGAAGAAAATAACATTGAAACTTTTGATACATCTGGACTTGGATATGTTGAAGATCTAAATTCAGTATTACGAAAATTCAAGGATTTAGTTCTAGTTACCTCTGGTGATCTACCCTTGTTAGATACAGAAATTATTCAAACAATTGTAAAACAATCTGATTCTAAAAAAATTTGGACAAGTATTCTTGTAACTGACAAATTATTATCTTCTATTGGAACAAAATCTGAATATTCTATAATTCATAATAATCAAAAATGTAACTTCACAGGAATATCTCTAATTGATTCTCAAAAAATTAATTCACTTGAAAATATAGAAGAAAATTATGTTATTCTTGATGATAAAAGAATTGCACTTAATCTAAACACTAAACAGGATTATGATTTACTCAGCACTGCCTGA
- the cobS gene encoding adenosylcobinamide-GDP ribazoletransferase, whose protein sequence is MLKEIGSVFSFLTIFPSSNATLESIAKYMYVFPIVGIAIGLLVGSFGFGLSFFLDPLLVSLLVVASIAIVTGIHHADGLADFADGLMVKGTKEKKIQAMKDLSTGSAGIVGLVLYLVGLIITISLTNGFDLFKAILISEILAKFSMVLMASLGNSAASGSNSPFVHLMKDKRKLVAAFIIMLIPVALIGETTGLIMLGVTVALTLFLLGISTRSFGGITGDVIGATNELTRLASLMVFVSI, encoded by the coding sequence ATGCTTAAGGAAATAGGTTCTGTCTTTTCTTTCTTGACAATATTTCCATCATCAAATGCAACTTTGGAAAGTATTGCAAAATACATGTATGTCTTTCCTATTGTTGGAATCGCAATTGGACTTTTAGTTGGTTCATTTGGATTTGGACTATCTTTCTTTTTAGATCCACTACTTGTTAGCTTGTTAGTTGTTGCATCTATTGCAATAGTTACTGGAATTCATCATGCTGATGGTTTAGCTGATTTTGCAGATGGACTTATGGTGAAAGGAACAAAAGAAAAGAAAATTCAAGCAATGAAAGATCTTTCTACTGGTTCAGCTGGAATTGTTGGACTCGTTTTGTATCTGGTTGGTCTGATAATCACAATATCACTTACTAATGGATTTGATTTGTTTAAAGCAATTCTAATCAGCGAAATTTTAGCCAAATTCTCAATGGTGCTTATGGCTAGTTTAGGAAATTCAGCTGCATCTGGCTCAAACTCTCCTTTTGTACACTTGATGAAAGACAAGAGAAAACTGGTAGCCGCATTTATCATCATGCTTATTCCTGTAGCCTTAATTGGTGAGACTACTGGATTGATAATGCTTGGAGTCACTGTTGCATTGACATTATTCCTACTTGGCATATCTACACGTAGTTTTGGTGGAATTACTGGAGATGTAATTGGTGCTACAAACGAACTTACCCGACTAGCTTCATTGATGGTGTTTGTATCAATATGA
- a CDS encoding cobalamin biosynthesis protein: MILESLIIVGFALVIDLVFGDPKNRYHPTAWIGGLIAKLTPLGQNQNQKLERFGGIFVVTIPAGIVVTLLLTLDFGISLLSTDWITLIVSVVIGALLLKTTIAIKGLERYAMAVVESLEMNNLDSARENLSMIVKRNTSNLDKNHVISGVLESVSENTVDGITGPLFYYAIFGLPGAFVYRIINTADSMIGYKTDIFKNLGWFAATCDTVLNYIPSRLTGLVMIISAAILQNNWKESYKIMIRDGKKTESPNAGYPMAALAGALGTKFEKVNHYELGSGELTLTKEHVHSAISIMKLTSILFFGLVIVPIVTVLTLIGWWIHA; encoded by the coding sequence ATGATTTTAGAGTCTTTGATAATTGTGGGATTTGCATTGGTTATAGATTTAGTGTTTGGAGATCCTAAGAATAGATATCATCCAACTGCTTGGATTGGTGGATTAATTGCAAAACTAACTCCACTTGGACAAAATCAAAATCAAAAACTCGAAAGATTTGGTGGAATATTTGTAGTAACAATCCCTGCCGGAATAGTTGTTACATTACTATTAACTTTGGATTTTGGAATTTCATTACTTTCAACTGATTGGATAACTTTGATAGTTTCAGTTGTGATAGGTGCTTTACTACTAAAGACTACTATTGCAATCAAGGGGCTGGAACGCTATGCAATGGCAGTAGTAGAATCACTTGAGATGAATAATTTGGATTCTGCACGAGAGAATCTGTCCATGATTGTTAAGCGAAATACCTCCAATTTAGACAAAAATCATGTAATTTCAGGCGTGCTTGAAAGCGTTAGTGAAAATACTGTAGATGGAATAACTGGACCTCTCTTTTACTATGCTATTTTTGGCTTGCCTGGAGCATTTGTGTATAGAATTATCAACACTGCTGACTCTATGATAGGATACAAAACTGATATTTTCAAAAATTTGGGATGGTTTGCAGCTACATGTGATACCGTATTGAATTACATTCCATCTAGACTCACCGGACTTGTAATGATCATTTCAGCTGCTATTTTACAAAACAACTGGAAAGAATCTTACAAGATTATGATTCGTGATGGCAAAAAAACTGAGAGTCCAAATGCAGGATATCCTATGGCTGCATTAGCAGGAGCACTTGGCACAAAATTTGAAAAAGTAAATCATTATGAATTGGGTAGTGGTGAATTAACTCTTACAAAAGAACACGTACATTCTGCAATATCTATTATGAAATTGACCTCAATTCTATTCTTTGGACTTGTAATTGTTCCAATTGTTACTGTTTTAACATTAATTGGATGGTGGATTCATGCTTAA
- a CDS encoding cobyric acid synthase: MKPLMVQGTSSGAGKSTLVAALCRIFEQKGYLVAPFKSQNMSNFGYATPDFEISRAQAIQAIAAKCPIEPDFNPIMLKPLGNYYSAVYLNGKHYKKMHAKEYYTKFVKSKGLKAATTSLSKLKKNYDLVILEGAGSPAEINLQKYDIANMQIAQKANASVLLISDIDKGGSFASLVGTMNLIENKYKKLVKGFVLNKFRGDIDVLKPGFRKIKQLTKIPVIGTIPMMQVDLPEEDSLNVKAKQIAWTKKNISKIDKDLDKLAKIVKNNLDIKAIERMIK, from the coding sequence ATGAAACCTTTGATGGTTCAAGGAACTTCTTCTGGTGCTGGGAAATCAACATTGGTTGCAGCATTGTGTAGAATCTTTGAACAAAAAGGATACCTTGTGGCCCCATTCAAGTCCCAAAACATGTCTAATTTTGGCTATGCCACGCCTGATTTTGAAATTTCTCGTGCGCAAGCAATCCAAGCTATTGCCGCCAAATGCCCAATTGAGCCTGATTTTAACCCCATCATGCTCAAACCTTTAGGAAATTACTATAGTGCAGTTTACCTCAATGGAAAACATTACAAGAAAATGCATGCAAAAGAATACTATACAAAATTTGTAAAATCTAAAGGACTTAAGGCAGCCACCACTTCATTATCAAAACTGAAAAAAAATTATGATCTAGTGATTTTAGAAGGTGCAGGTTCTCCAGCTGAAATTAATTTACAAAAATACGATATTGCAAATATGCAAATTGCTCAAAAAGCAAATGCATCTGTACTTTTGATTTCAGATATTGACAAAGGTGGTTCATTTGCAAGTTTAGTTGGAACTATGAATTTAATTGAAAATAAATATAAAAAATTAGTAAAAGGATTTGTATTAAATAAATTCAGAGGAGACATTGATGTGCTAAAACCAGGCTTTAGAAAGATAAAACAACTTACTAAAATCCCTGTTATCGGAACTATTCCCATGATGCAAGTTGACTTGCCAGAGGAAGATTCGTTAAATGTTAAGGCAAAACAAATTGCTTGGACAAAAAAGAATATTTCAAAAATTGATAAAGATCTAGATAAACTAGCAAAAATCGTAAAAAACAATTTAGATATCAAAGCTATTGAGAGGATGATAAAATGA
- the cobD gene encoding threonine-phosphate decarboxylase CobD — translation MKIRTKTSITKHHPISHGGRFSGGNQQSDVIDFSSNTSPAGMPSTVKSTMKKRLDGMEHYPDADSLSLLSSLKKYTGFSDSHIVVGNGAIEILYNFCTAFLSKKHVLIPTPTFSEYESASKLVDCKFTFFKTMNLSKNIDSFISKIPKNGCVFVCNPNNPTGNIISKKQLTKIISAAKNKSSFVFVDECFIELVPESNQSVINLVKKYDNLFVLRSLTKSFGLAGIRIGYGIGSKTIIDILKKIKIPWSVNALAQEAGMIAIKNKSHLTKSKSIIKKESNFLKKKIARIPGFECHDSSTNFILIKTKYDSTKLQKKLLKHKILIRDCKNFRGLDNHYIRIAIKSHKDNLKLVTAMEAIA, via the coding sequence GTGAAAATAAGGACCAAAACAAGCATCACCAAACACCATCCTATCTCTCATGGGGGCCGATTTTCTGGAGGAAATCAGCAATCTGATGTCATAGATTTTAGCTCAAATACTAGTCCTGCTGGAATGCCATCCACTGTAAAATCCACTATGAAAAAAAGACTAGATGGAATGGAACACTACCCTGATGCTGATTCACTGAGTTTGCTCTCTAGCCTCAAAAAATACACTGGATTCTCTGATTCTCACATAGTTGTGGGTAATGGTGCGATTGAAATTCTCTATAATTTCTGTACTGCATTTTTATCTAAAAAACATGTTTTGATTCCAACTCCTACTTTTAGCGAATACGAGTCTGCATCAAAACTCGTTGATTGTAAATTTACTTTTTTTAAAACAATGAATCTTTCCAAAAATATAGATTCTTTTATTTCAAAGATTCCAAAAAATGGATGTGTTTTTGTATGCAACCCAAATAATCCCACAGGAAATATTATCTCAAAAAAACAATTAACAAAAATAATATCTGCTGCAAAAAATAAATCTAGTTTTGTATTTGTTGATGAATGTTTTATTGAATTGGTTCCTGAATCAAACCAATCTGTGATAAATTTGGTAAAAAAATATGATAATCTTTTTGTTTTAAGATCATTAACAAAATCGTTTGGATTAGCAGGAATAAGAATTGGATATGGTATAGGTTCAAAAACAATTATTGATATTCTGAAAAAAATAAAAATTCCTTGGAGTGTTAATGCATTAGCACAAGAAGCAGGAATGATAGCTATAAAAAATAAATCTCATTTAACAAAATCAAAATCAATTATAAAAAAAGAATCAAATTTTCTAAAAAAGAAAATTGCTAGAATTCCAGGTTTTGAATGTCATGACTCTTCAACAAATTTTATTTTAATAAAAACAAAATACGATTCAACAAAACTTCAAAAAAAATTGTTAAAACATAAAATATTGATTCGTGATTGCAAAAATTTTCGTGGACTAGATAATCACTATATTCGAATTGCAATAAAATCTCATAAAGATAATCTAAAACTTGTAACTGCAATGGAGGCAATTGCATGA
- the asd gene encoding aspartate-semialdehyde dehydrogenase produces the protein MEKKRVAIIGVTGSVGQEFVQSLNNHPWFEVTQIAASERSAGKNYLDAIRNEGGIIMWDVGGEIPDYIKEMTVKSIDELDTSQLDLIFSAVESQAARDIETKMAAELPVVSTSSAYRYEEDVPILIPGVNDEQVELIETQKKNRNWKGFVTPLPNCTTTGLAITLKPLLEKYGAKKVMMTSMQAISGGGKSGVSAMGITDNILPYIPKEEGKVRLETRKILGKLVDGKIEDADIRVSCTCTRVPVIDGHTESVFVETSEDIDPAKAKELYNGYNKNISVQGLPSAPKEYYAFHEDPTRPQPRMEREVGNGMTTTIGRVEKEELFDKGLKYMLFSHNKKMGSAKGAVLLAEMLYKKGKI, from the coding sequence ATGGAGAAGAAAAGAGTTGCAATTATAGGAGTTACAGGTTCCGTAGGACAGGAATTCGTACAATCTTTGAATAATCACCCATGGTTTGAAGTAACTCAAATCGCAGCTTCAGAACGCTCTGCAGGTAAGAATTATCTTGATGCCATCAGAAATGAAGGCGGGATCATCATGTGGGATGTAGGAGGCGAGATCCCAGATTACATCAAAGAAATGACTGTAAAAAGCATTGACGAACTTGATACATCACAATTAGACTTGATATTTTCAGCAGTTGAATCTCAAGCTGCAAGAGACATTGAAACTAAAATGGCAGCCGAACTACCAGTAGTTTCAACTAGTTCTGCATATAGATACGAAGAAGATGTTCCAATTCTCATTCCAGGTGTAAATGATGAGCAAGTTGAACTAATAGAAACTCAAAAGAAAAATCGCAACTGGAAAGGATTTGTAACACCATTACCTAACTGTACAACTACAGGTTTAGCAATTACATTAAAACCACTACTTGAAAAATATGGTGCAAAAAAAGTCATGATGACTTCAATGCAAGCAATTTCAGGAGGTGGAAAGTCAGGAGTATCTGCCATGGGAATTACAGATAACATCTTACCTTACATTCCAAAAGAAGAAGGTAAAGTTAGACTAGAGACAAGAAAAATTTTGGGAAAACTAGTAGATGGTAAAATAGAGGATGCAGATATTAGAGTTAGTTGTACTTGTACTAGAGTTCCAGTAATTGATGGACATACTGAATCAGTTTTTGTTGAAACTTCAGAAGACATTGATCCAGCTAAAGCAAAAGAACTCTACAATGGTTACAATAAAAATATCTCAGTTCAAGGATTACCATCAGCTCCTAAAGAATACTATGCATTCCATGAAGACCCAACAAGACCTCAACCAAGAATGGAAAGAGAAGTTGGTAACGGAATGACTACAACAATTGGCAGAGTTGAAAAAGAAGAATTGTTTGATAAAGGTCTCAAATACATGTTATTCTCACATAACAAGAAAATGGGTTCAGCAAAAGGCGCAGTACTCTTAGCTGAAATGTTATACAAAAAAGGTAAGATCTAG
- a CDS encoding Lrp/AsnC family transcriptional regulator, with the protein MSVPRLSKKINVNSSVVYSRIKRLVKRKLIERFTIVVNDAELGYNVKALTGINMDTKKRDHIISELFKIDGVREVAEVTGRFDILVTMYSKSLDQMHKMVSERIGRIEGIQSSESFIEMKSRAKAMPYMPSKDSD; encoded by the coding sequence ATTTCAGTTCCACGTTTATCAAAAAAAATCAATGTGAATTCTTCAGTAGTATATTCAAGAATTAAGAGATTAGTAAAAAGAAAACTAATTGAACGATTTACAATTGTTGTAAATGATGCTGAATTAGGATACAATGTTAAAGCATTAACTGGAATTAACATGGATACAAAAAAACGCGATCACATAATTTCAGAATTATTCAAAATTGATGGAGTAAGAGAAGTTGCAGAAGTTACTGGTAGATTTGATATCCTTGTTACAATGTATTCAAAATCATTAGATCAGATGCACAAAATGGTCTCAGAGAGAATTGGACGAATTGAAGGCATTCAGTCTTCAGAATCATTTATTGAGATGAAATCACGTGCCAAAGCAATGCCATATATGCCATCAAAGGATAGTGACTAG
- the cyoE gene encoding heme o synthase, with translation MQKQKTESRVAVYYELTKPKIWYLLVFTAFGAALTASNIYGIEIAPSTWALMLFSVAAGSAAANTLTNYHDRDIDAIMERTKGRPLPSKRIYPAVKARNFGLALAGISLVLAFGISFTTTLEQGLWATAFIAFGLLNNILVYSYALKRNSRTNIILGGLCGGSPPMIGWVAVTMSDLWTMGLAMAGLVFIWIPMHIWALTLHFKDDYNKVNVPMLTAVQSEKTSARAIAGSTVVMVLFSIAPFFITTQSGEEMVGGVYLWTAIASGILMVALSIWVIVKPMEKASWTLFKFSSPYLAVLFIALMVDSAL, from the coding sequence TTGCAAAAACAAAAGACAGAATCCAGAGTTGCAGTATATTATGAATTAACAAAGCCCAAAATTTGGTATTTGTTGGTATTTACCGCATTTGGGGCCGCTTTAACAGCATCTAATATTTACGGAATTGAGATTGCACCTTCCACATGGGCACTCATGTTATTTTCAGTTGCCGCAGGTTCTGCTGCAGCCAATACTTTGACAAATTATCACGATAGAGATATCGACGCAATAATGGAGAGAACAAAAGGCAGACCACTCCCATCAAAAAGAATCTACCCAGCAGTAAAAGCACGTAATTTTGGATTAGCATTAGCCGGAATTTCATTAGTATTAGCATTTGGAATTTCATTTACAACTACTTTAGAACAAGGTCTATGGGCCACTGCATTCATAGCATTTGGATTACTGAACAACATTTTGGTATACTCGTATGCACTAAAACGAAATTCAAGAACTAACATAATTTTAGGAGGATTATGCGGAGGTTCACCACCAATGATTGGATGGGTTGCAGTTACAATGTCAGATTTATGGACAATGGGACTTGCAATGGCAGGATTGGTGTTCATTTGGATTCCAATGCACATTTGGGCATTAACTTTGCATTTCAAAGATGATTACAACAAGGTAAATGTTCCAATGCTAACTGCAGTTCAATCAGAAAAAACATCTGCAAGAGCAATCGCAGGATCAACTGTGGTAATGGTATTATTTTCAATAGCACCATTTTTCATAACAACACAATCAGGAGAAGAGATGGTAGGAGGAGTGTACTTGTGGACTGCAATTGCATCAGGTATTTTGATGGTAGCACTATCAATTTGGGTAATAGTAAAACCCATGGAAAAAGCATCGTGGACTTTGTTTAAATTTTCTAGTCCATATTTGGCAGTATTATTTATTGCATTAATGGTAGATTCTGCACTATAA
- a CDS encoding DUF5679 domain-containing protein: MEAYCVKCKTKRKIKNPEETIMKNGRPAVKGTCSTCNCKVFRIGKMKK; encoded by the coding sequence ATAGAAGCTTACTGTGTTAAATGTAAAACAAAAAGAAAAATCAAAAATCCTGAAGAAACAATTATGAAAAATGGTCGTCCTGCAGTAAAGGGCACATGTTCAACATGTAATTGTAAAGTCTTTCGTATAGGAAAAATGAAAAAATAG
- a CDS encoding acyl-CoA thioesterase, whose translation MSSESNIREKSPAESHAEVIVRMFPSDANPAGNVFGGEILKHIDMVAGIVAQRHSQSNAVTVCMDSVNFLKPVFVGNVLSLNARINYVHNSSMEIEVKAEAEDIVTGIRTTTGTAFVTFVALDKNGKPLHVPKLSLKTDEDRAKFEEGKIRMEKRLQNRQK comes from the coding sequence ATGTCATCTGAATCAAATATTCGAGAAAAGAGTCCTGCTGAATCTCATGCTGAAGTTATTGTCAGAATGTTTCCCTCTGATGCAAATCCAGCTGGAAATGTGTTTGGTGGTGAAATTTTAAAACACATTGATATGGTTGCAGGAATTGTTGCCCAAAGACATTCTCAATCAAATGCTGTTACTGTATGTATGGATAGTGTAAATTTTCTAAAACCCGTATTTGTTGGAAATGTACTTTCATTAAATGCTCGCATAAACTATGTCCACAATTCTTCTATGGAAATAGAAGTTAAAGCAGAAGCTGAAGATATTGTTACGGGAATTAGAACTACTACTGGAACTGCTTTTGTAACATTTGTTGCATTAGATAAAAATGGCAAACCTTTGCATGTCCCAAAACTCTCTTTAAAAACAGATGAAGACCGAGCCAAATTTGAAGAAGGCAAAATCCGAATGGAAAAGCGATTGCAAAATCGACAAAAGTAA